In Spiroplasma clarkii, the DNA window TAAAGATGATATCAACACTTGTAGGCATTCAAGTTTTAATTCATTTATCTGCAAAAATTACAATAAATGCTGCAAAAACATATGGTAAAACACTACCTTCATATGCTGTAACAACAAATGGATAATCTAAAATTTTAAATAAAAGTCATCCACTAATTCCCTTGGTTGGATCTACAATAAATTGTCCAAACCCAGGGTCTGCAACTGGTGCACTAACTCCTGCTAATAAAATTCTTGAAGATAAAGTCAATCCTACTAGAATTGCAAAGATTGGATTACCTCCAAAATATGCTACAACTGAATAACAGAACATAACCCCAATTAAATTAAGAGCAACTTTGCTTAAAACATAAAAGATTGTTGACCAAACATCTGGGTTGTTTGTACTTCCATAGTCAACAATAATATTTGCTTGCAATAAAACAGAGTACAAAGCACTAAAGATTCCAACTGCCATTAGTGGTGGAATTAATGGGACCATTACTCCTGAAATTGCAGTCATAATTCTTTTGTAAACTGGTGGCTTTTTAACTTCAACTTTACTTTTACCAGTTAAATCACCTCTGCGAATTTTTTCAATTTCATCTTTAACTTTATAACATTCCCCTCCAATAATTACTTGGAGTTCACTTCCATTTAAATTTGTTCCCTTGACAAGTTCAATTTTTTTAATTTTTTGTTGGTCAATTTTTGACAAATCATTAACTAAAAAACGAACTCTTGTCATACAATTATAAACTTTGGTAAAGTTTGAATTACCACCAACTAACTCAATTAATTGTTGAGCTGTTTGAGTATATTTTGAAAGATACTCTTCTAAAAACAATTCATCTTTTGGTTTAGTTTGTGTTGTTTGCAACTCCACTTGAGCAGTTGCAATCAATTCCCCTTGTTTTGCTGATTTTTTTAATATTTTTATATCTATATTTTTAAGATTTTCTGAATCAAAACAAATTGGAGTTTGAATTGAAAGCTTTTGTTCTTTGATTTTTTCAAAATCAACATCCACAACACTTGTTTTTAAATCAACTTTTTGATTTTTTTTGATTTTAACATTAAATGGTTTCCCATTTAAAGCTACTGTGTCCATACCAATATGCATTAAAATTTTCACAGCTTGTGTTTCAAAAAAAATTGCATGTTTAGTATCAAAAATTAGAGCAACTGATCCATCTTCTAAGAATGATTTGAACTCATTACTTTTTGGAATCAAGACAAGGCCATCACCCATCATTTTTTTGGCAAACACATCATCATCACAATCAGTGATTGGTAAAACATCACAATCAACTGGTGCATAAATTTTTATTTCCATAATTTTCCTCCTCATTGTCATTTTAAAACTTTGCAATTTAAAAGTGTAGTTAAAAAAAGTACTGATATCATATCAGTACTAGTTTGTCCTCAAAATAATTCAATTTAATGCCATTTCACGAATTTCATTACTAAAATTAATCTTTGTTAATCTCTTCATCTCTTTTAAGTATCTTGGGGCCCAGGTGATTCAATGAATAAATGCATAAAAATATAACCATGAAGTAAGGTCTTTTGAAATTAAAAAAGTAAAAAATTCTTCAAAAATGGAAGTTAATCTTTGAGAAATGTCATCATACTTTGAACTATTGTAGTCAGTAAAATGTTTATAAACTTGCTTGCGAAAATTTTTTATAAAAAATTTATCTGATTCATTCTGATACCATTCTTTTTTTGCTGAAAATAATATTGTCAATATTGATGGAGTAATTGCATAATTACTCAATAAATTAAAACTTAAAGTTGAAAATGGTTTTTCTAGATTGTCTTCACAAATTATTCTGTCGAATTCCATATAAAAACTTTTAGTATCAATTCAGTGCAACGCATAATAATATTTAAAAATTGATTGGATATTGCTTTTGGTTGCATTAGCAAAAATTATTTGAATTTCTTTCAAAGAAAAGTTCATATTAATAAATAATTTAATTTCATAAATTCTTTTAACTTGCTCAGGAGTCATTAAGACTTTATCTTCAAAAATTGAATCATCTAAAAGACCATGTTTTACATAGTTTTTTAATTGAGATAAGGTTGTAAAAGTTTTACGCATAATTTGACTTAATGAATACTCATTCATAATCAACATTCCCCCATAGAATAATTGTATTATAATATTTTAAAAAAAGCATTCTAGACTTAAAAATCTATTTTCAATTTAGTTAAAATCTGAGTCTACAAAAAATTACAAAGTCATTTTTCACTCATGTGAATCACCATTTCAATTAGTAAAATCTTTAATTGGTATAAAAGTTTTACTATTATGATCAAATATTTTTGAACCACGATTTCCTTCAAGTTCAAAACCATCTTGCAGGAAATTAATTTGTAGAGTGTACCCCTCTTGATAATCTCAGTCCATTGAATCTAGAGTCATATTCTTCCCTTCAATTTCTCGGCTTTGAATTATTTCATTATTTTCATCAAGTAATTTTACTTCTACAAAGACTCCATCAATATTATTAATTGGAGGGTTATAAGTTCTTATTCTTATTTTTTGAGCTTCTCTGTCATCTCATATATGCATACTATGCTTGTTTGCACCATCATTTTGTTCAACATTTCCTCTAATTTTAATGTAAGTTGGGAAAAGTTCTGAACTTTCTGGGTCTTCTTCAAAGGGAACACTACTTAGATAATTAATATTTGGCAGTGTTGAGTTTTTGAAAGTTTTTAAAACTGCAATTTGTCTTCCCTCAGCACGAGGGAATAATCTTTTGTCTTCTGTAACTTCAACAGCTGTTAATTCTCCACCAATTTCACCTCATGATTTAAATGGTTTTAATTTCTCACTAATTCCAGGTACTAAAAAACCTTGTAGGACATTGTTTTTTCAAGTAGAAATATTATCTAATCCTGAATAATCGTGATCTAAAAGTATTTTAAACATGTCATTTCCATAATCTGTTCCATAAGCTGAAGCAATTTCTTGAACTTCTGTGGGTATTTGTAAACCTCATTTTTCAAAAAAAGAAGATAAATTTGTTTGTGAAACTTTTGTAACCAATTCCATAATAACATCTAAAATTGCTCGGTATTTTGGTTCATAACCTTCAGCAGTTGCATCATCTTTATATTCAATTTCTTTTGCAGCAATTTTATCTAAGATATTTTTTCTATAATAACGAGCATAATTATTGAAGTTTGCTAAAAAATCACTTCCTAAACCCAATATTAGTTGGTCTCAAAAAATTGTTTCCGTTATTATAACATCTGCTTTATGATTATTTGTTATTCCATAAACAATCTCACCATCTTCATTTGGCTTTTGATAAAGAGCATTTTGTTTAATACCTTCCAAAAATGATGGATCAGCTTTAAACAAGTCTGAATTAAAGACTGCATCATAAAATTGTGCACCATTACTAAAGTCAGTCTTGTACAAGAATTGTGTAATACCAATAGTATTAAGATTTGGTGTTACATCTCTTCATTTATCAAGTAAAAGAGTTGCATTCTGTCTAACATAACCAACAGCATTGGTGAATTTTGAAATATCTTGACTAAAGTAATTTTTTAAAGCACTATCTAAGTTTGTTTCATGATAACCTTGTCCACCCTTTCCTGTAAAAGTTAAAGCAAACTATTGGTTTTTATAAAACCCTGGTTCAGATTCTAATAGTGCTTCAAAATCCATTGACGTTGGTGGTAAACTTGAGTGAAAATTAATATAATTTTCAGCTACAGGAGCATCAAATGTAGTAGGTTTGTTATCACTTAAAAAAATGTTAATCTTTTGAAAATCAAATTCAAAATTATGGACACCAATTCCTTTTGAACTAATTCCATATAGTTCACTATTTAATTCATAATTTTTATCCATAACATCAAGAAATGTATTTAAATTATTGTCTCGATAATCAATTCCATCTTTTTCAGCTGTTTTTAGTATTAAAAATAATTTTGGCATGTCGATGACAAAATTAAATTTTGTTGATTTAAAAATAACCATTGGAGTTCTCTCAGTAAATTGTTTTTGAACATTATATTCATCAGCAACAAACTGATCTAATTGTTCATAGATTTCATTTCAAAAACCTCTATAATTTTCATCAAAAACTGCTGATCGAGCATCCCTATCATAAACTAACACTTTTTTTGAAATATCATCTTCAACATCATTTACAACAACCTTTACTATATTTAAAGTTGCTGCAATTCTTTGGTATAGTAAACCATCTTTTGGTGCTATAAATTTTAAAATAAGTTGACCATCCTTTTCTTCATAACTTTCAACTGTAATACCAGCCCTTGATGTAGATTGAGTATTAATAAAAGCAGGTAAAGATAGTGTAGATTGTCATTCACCATCAAGCCCAATTAGAAAAACAGTATCATTCCCTGTTAAAAGACTTACTTCAGCAGAGGTCATTTTTGTTAAATCTAGATAGACTTTTACTTCATCATCTTTTTTCACATATGTGCCAATTGGAGCAACTGTTGATGTAACAAAACGTTGGTCTAGATAATTAAATTGACGATAACTTTCATATCTCAATCATTCAGCCCCATTTTTATAAGAGTTTAAATTATTTGTGTTAGTTTCAAGAAACCCTGGTGGTTTATTATCATCTGTGTTATTGTTACCATATTTAAAATTAATTGTACAGCTTGTCACTGTGGTTGAAGTAATCAACAAGGTAATACTTCCGAGTAATTTTAATAACTTTTTCATAAACTCTCCTTCCAACACATATTTTTTCAAATTCCTGGTCGTAAATTTTTTTTGATATTAAAAAAATTTACCAATCATTCTACTTACTTTCTTATTTTTTGATATTAGCATTTTTAATAATTTATCATAGCAAATTATTAACAACTATATTATACACTACTATTTTCAAGATTATAGTTTCTAGTGAGTGTAAAATGCAAATTACCATTGTTATCAAAACAAAAAAGGACTAAATGTTATCAAAACAAAACTGGACTTTATTATAATAATAAAGGAAATCAGGGAATAAAAATGAAAAGAAATTATAGAGGTAAAAGACAAATGAAAACCAACAAACATATACAAGATATTATTAGGGAGGCTGCTTTATCCAGGGATAAAGCAGCCAAAAGAGAACTTTTGATAAAAAGTGGTGGCAGTAGATCATGGTTTTATGATGCCATTAAAAAATACAAAGAAATTGGTGAGGCCTTCTTTATCCACAAAAATAAAAACAATAAGCATGCTCAAAAGCGAACCCATATGCAAGCACTAGAGATTAGCAGGATTTTTAGGGATGAGTACTTAAACTGTAATTTTAGGGATTTTATGCGCTATTTAAAAGCAGATAAAAGATATGACTATCAGTGGGTGAGTTATTCATATATTTACAATATTTTAAGATCTAAAAATCATTGCTCAAAACTGGCACATAAAAAAACTATCAAATTGTTAGCAAAAGAAGAAGAGTTGAAAAATAGACCTCAAAGTCTACTGGTTCCCTCCTCAGCTACAGAAAGAGCAAAAGAAAATATCCATATTGCAAGGCCAAGAACCCAAAGGCGTGGTCATGTTGTTGAAGCTGATGCTACATTTTGAAGATTCAGTGATGAGGAGATTTGGGCATTGCATGGTTATATTGATGAGGCAAGTGGAGAGGTTTTAGGATTATATTTTGATCATCAAGAAACTACTGAAGGTTATTTCAATGCTTTGAAACCGGTCTTAAAAAATTATGGGACTTTTGAAGTGCTAAGAACTGACAAACGCAGAACTTTTTGGAGTGAAAAAAAAGAATCTTCGCCCGAAGATTCTCGAATTCAGTTTGCATTTGTAGCTAAAAACTTAGGTATTGACATCCAATCATCAATTTCACCACAATTCAAACCAAGGATTGAAAGGCTCTGAAAAACCATTAAATGTACAATCACTACCTTTATGGAACAAAATAAAGTCACAAATATTAATGAGGCCAATCTAGTCTTACCAAAATTTGTTGAGTATTTAAATAATCATGTTGTAACCCTTCAAAAAGATTTTACTACAAATTCATTCAAAAAATTTGAGGGAGATCTAAATATTATTTTGGGACACAAATCAATTAGAGTGGTTGCAAGAGATCTAACTGTTACCTATGAAAAGAAAAAGTACTTTATATGCAATTTCACAACACCATTAAATATACCTAGACGAGAGATTATGATAATTCAATGTTGTGATGGTAACCTTATCGCATCACTTGGTGATAACTATTATAGTATGATTGAATTTGATAATGAAATGCTCTACAAATCAAAAGTTGTTCTTGAAAATGAAGGAGTGAAACCTGAAGATATGCCACAAAAAATTAAAAACAACTCTGTCTGAGCTCAATCAAACTTTATCTTTTTTAAGAAAAAATACTCAAGTTGATATAAAAAGCACTCCTATTAAACTAGCAATTTATTAAAAGTTGTATTAAAATTACTAAAAGTCCAAATTTGTTTTGATAGCTACAGTTTCTATTGAGTGTAAAATGCAAATTACTGGTTTTTATTTGCCATTTTATTAAATTCTTGTCAAAACCCAAAAAAACTAATAACTAATCTTTTTAAAGTTCTCAAAGAAGTGTAAAACCACTATTTTAGGTTTATTTTAGTAAATATTTGTTAGTAACTTCAGCCTTTTTATTGGCAAAGTATTTATCTAAGACGGTTTTATAATTATTCATGCTTGTTAAATCCAGACTGGCAGTTTCTCGCCAATGAAGATTTGAGGGATGGTTTTTATACAATAGTTGCTTATATTTGTAATGGTATTCTTTAAAACTACTTTTTTTTGTTAATTTAAAAGCAGTTAGTGCTTGGGTTACTTCTGCTTCATCAAGTGTAAAAATAGTTTCTGGGGGTTGAACCCCTTTTGCTTTGGCTAATTTTGCAATAGTTAGATCATACTCTGTAAATAATTCTTCAACACTATCTAAAACATTGGCAAAGTGTGGAAGTTCTCCTGCAAAATTATAAAGATATCCAAAACCATAATTGTTAAGATATTTAAAGTGGTCTGCTACAAATAGTTCAAGTTCTTTCATAAAATCATTAACCACTTTTTCACCAATTTGTGCTAGCTTTTTAACAAATGCTGGCACTTGAAGCAAGTCTACTTGCCTTGTGGCTTGAAAAGCTTTTAAGTTTTTTTCTAAAGAAATTGACAATTGAATTGCAAAATTAAAATAACAAATTGCAATCATTTTTTGTGCTTTTTTTAAAAAGAGCTTGGTTTTGACTCACTCAAAAACTTGAGTTGGTTCCATCACAAAAGGAAAAACAGCAACCTTAAGGCTTCTATCTTTAATAGTTATTTCATAATAATGGTCTTTTGCATATTCTCGTAACATAGCATATTCTTGTTTTCTGGTACTAGTTAAATTTAAATAAGTTTCTTTTAAAAGTTCCTCACTGCTATCTTTGGGAAGATCGGCACTAATTCAAAGTGTACTATTATAAACAAAGTGTTTTATACTCTTAATATCTTGAATTTGTTTTTTTATAGGTTCTACTGGAATATTTGCTGGCATTTTTCAACCCAATAATTTTGGATCACTGCTTATTTTAGGATCAAATTCTAACTTATAATGATAAAAAATTGCTAATAAATAGTTTAACCCAAAAACTGCAATCACTAAATAAGTAAGATTAACTATGTATTTAGGGTAAAGAGCATATTCTCAGCCAACATCAAAATAATATGTATCTTTAGCACCGTTTACCTTAACAGTAATTGCAGCTTTGATTGCTCCAGTAATTGTGTAATTTCTGTCAGCAGTAATTGTGATGCTTGAACCAACATATGTAAAAATGTAGGCCAAGGTTAAAAATAAACCACAAGAACCTAAAAAAATTGCAGTTCATGAGAGGAAAGGACAATATTGAGTTAAGTACTTATTATGTTTAATATTAATTTTCACCATTCTTTTTAATCTTTTTTCAAAAATTAAGTTAAAAATTCCTCATCCTAAAAGAATTATGAAGAATAAAACTGCTGCATACATATATCCAGCATAAGTATTTCAAAAATTTGCATAAAAAGTTACACCAGTTGTAGCTCAATCCACTTTGAACATTTTATTAAACATTAAATTTTGATCAATTGTGGTATACCAACTTAAAATAAAAGTAACTCTTATTGCAAAAATAATTAGTTGAATAACAACTAATAAAAATAATGTATTGACAACAAATGAAAATATTTTCATAACTAACTCCTTTAAACATAAATATTTTACTCTTTTTTTAAAAAAAATGAAAACTTGCCCTAAAAAATTCTTATTACATAGGTTTTACTTGAATTTATTTAAATCAAGGTAATTAAATTTTAAAAAGAGGATTTAATCCTCTTTTGTTTTATAAATTAGTTTTTGATTTTAATTCTTCTGCTCTTAGAGCTGCTATAATTGTTTTAAAATCTTGATCAAAACCAATAAGGTTTGTTGCTAAGAAAGCAGATTCAAGCAGAGCAGTATCTAAAATACAAATTTGTTTTGTTGAACCCAAATCTATAACTAATTGGGCATTTATCTTACTACTTCCTAAATCATAAAAAACTAAAATTTCTTCTGCTGGATTTTCATCAATAGCTGCTTGAACTGCTTCAAAAGTAGTGCCAATTGCTCCATTGGTTTTAGCAAACGTAATTGCTACAGTTTTGTTGAACTCTTGAAGAAGTTTTTTTATACCACTGGCAATTTCTTCTAAATGAGAAACTAAGACTATGCCAATCATTTTATAAACCTGCTTGCAAAATTGCTTTAAACATTAAACCTGTTGAATATGAACCTGGGTCAATATGACCTAAAGCTCTTTCACCTAAATATGAGGCTCTACCTTTAATAGCAGGAATTAATTTAGTTTTTTCCACAAGTTCATCAATTTTTGCCACAGTTAATTTTTGTGCCTGGTATAAACTAGTTGCTGGAATCCAAACATCTAGCATAGTTTTTTGATTTAAATCACTTTTTCCTAACACTTTAATTTGATTACTTCCTGTAACTAAAACTTCACCAAAATTTTGAACTCCAACAACTTTTGCCATTGCTAGGAAAGCTGA includes these proteins:
- a CDS encoding glucose PTS transporter subunit IIA — translated: MEIKIYAPVDCDVLPITDCDDDVFAKKMMGDGLVLIPKSNEFKSFLEDGSVALIFDTKHAIFFETQAVKILMHIGMDTVALNGKPFNVKIKKNQKVDLKTSVVDVDFEKIKEQKLSIQTPICFDSENLKNIDIKILKKSAKQGELIATAQVELQTTQTKPKDELFLEEYLSKYTQTAQQLIELVGGNSNFTKVYNCMTRVRFLVNDLSKIDQQKIKKIELVKGTNLNGSELQVIIGGECYKVKDEIEKIRRGDLTGKSKVEVKKPPVYKRIMTAISGVMVPLIPPLMAVGIFSALYSVLLQANIIVDYGSTNNPDVWSTIFYVLSKVALNLIGVMFCYSVVAYFGGNPIFAILVGLTLSSRILLAGVSAPVADPGFGQFIVDPTKGISGWLLFKILDYPFVVTAYEGSVLPYVFAAFIVIFADKWIKTWMPTSVDIIFRPFLVYFLAVIPTLFIFGPLLGLIEMGLSQVVMTFEKDVTGIGVGLFAFLW
- a CDS encoding MerR family transcriptional regulator, producing MNEYSLSQIMRKTFTTLSQLKNYVKHGLLDDSIFEDKVLMTPEQVKRIYEIKLFINMNFSLKEIQIIFANATKSNIQSIFKYYYALHWIDTKSFYMEFDRIICEDNLEKPFSTLSFNLLSNYAITPSILTILFSAKKEWYQNESDKFFIKNFRKQVYKHFTDYNSSKYDDISQRLTSIFEEFFTFLISKDLTSWLYFYAFIHWITWAPRYLKEMKRLTKINFSNEIREMALNWIILRTN
- a CDS encoding DDE-type integrase/transposase/recombinase, which gives rise to MKRNYRGKRQMKTNKHIQDIIREAALSRDKAAKRELLIKSGGSRSWFYDAIKKYKEIGEAFFIHKNKNNKHAQKRTHMQALEISRIFRDEYLNCNFRDFMRYLKADKRYDYQWVSYSYIYNILRSKNHCSKLAHKKTIKLLAKEEELKNRPQSLLVPSSATERAKENIHIARPRTQRRGHVVEADATFWRFSDEEIWALHGYIDEASGEVLGLYFDHQETTEGYFNALKPVLKNYGTFEVLRTDKRRTFWSEKKESSPEDSRIQFAFVAKNLGIDIQSSISPQFKPRIERLWKTIKCTITTFMEQNKVTNINEANLVLPKFVEYLNNHVVTLQKDFTTNSFKKFEGDLNIILGHKSIRVVARDLTVTYEKKKYFICNFTTPLNIPRREIMIIQCCDGNLIASLGDNYYSMIEFDNEMLYKSKVVLENEGVKPEDMPQKIKNNSVWAQSNFIFFKKKYSSWYKKHSY
- a CDS encoding PTS mannose family transporter subunit IIA (phosphoenolpyruvate-dependent sugar phosphotransferase system; catalyzes the phosphorylation of incoming sugar substrates concomitant with their translocation across the cell membrane; IIB is phosphorylated by IIA and then transfers the phosphoryl group to the sugar; IIC forms the translocation channel); the encoded protein is MIGIVLVSHLEEIASGIKKLLQEFNKTVAITFAKTNGAIGTTFEAVQAAIDENPAEEILVFYDLGSSKINAQLVIDLGSTKQICILDTALLESAFLATNLIGFDQDFKTIIAALRAEELKSKTNL
- the dhaL gene encoding dihydroxyacetone kinase subunit DhaL, with the protein product MSVTKTLDFSKCFYELVQQNLELLNDLDNAIGDGDHGSNLLKGLEYFKVTHQTKSYTSEAEIWKDLAMSFLAKVGGASGPLYGSAFLAMAKVVGVQNFGEVLVTGSNQIKVLGKSDLNQKTMLDVWIPATSLYQAQKLTVAKIDELVEKTKLIPAIKGRASYLGERALGHIDPGSYSTGLMFKAILQAGL